From Acidipropionibacterium acidipropionici, one genomic window encodes:
- a CDS encoding NAD(P)H-quinone oxidoreductase: MHAITVLPTDATDAKGRHRPGPENMEWSQVETPTPGDGEVLVKVHAAGVNRGDLLQRQGLYPPPPGITDVMGLEISGTVADLGPGVTGWREGDEVVALLAGGGYAEYAVVPAGQLLHMPHGVDPVVASTLVEVAATVVSNMDHVGLEADQTLLVHGGAGGIGQFAIQYAKGLGCRVITTCGTAEKRQFCTDIGADVALDYHDDWVSGVKGATDGWGADVILDVMGAKYLGLNVDSLATGGRLVIIGMQGGAKGELNIGKLLNKRGTVTATSLRGRPAEEKAEICRRVEEVVWPMYADGRINPAPVEVFPISEAGAAHARLGSGEVLGKVALTL, from the coding sequence ATGCATGCGATCACTGTCCTTCCCACGGACGCCACAGACGCGAAAGGACGCCACCGTCCAGGCCCGGAGAACATGGAGTGGTCCCAGGTGGAGACGCCGACCCCCGGCGACGGCGAGGTGCTGGTCAAGGTGCACGCCGCCGGAGTGAACCGGGGCGACCTTCTCCAGCGCCAGGGCCTCTACCCGCCGCCGCCCGGGATCACCGACGTGATGGGCCTGGAGATCAGCGGCACCGTCGCGGATCTGGGCCCCGGAGTCACCGGCTGGCGCGAGGGCGACGAGGTGGTCGCCCTGCTGGCCGGCGGCGGTTACGCCGAGTACGCGGTCGTCCCGGCCGGGCAACTGCTGCACATGCCCCACGGAGTCGATCCCGTCGTCGCCTCGACACTGGTCGAGGTGGCCGCCACCGTCGTCTCCAATATGGACCATGTGGGCCTGGAGGCCGACCAGACCCTGCTGGTGCACGGCGGGGCGGGCGGCATCGGGCAGTTCGCGATCCAGTACGCCAAGGGCCTGGGATGCCGGGTCATCACGACCTGCGGCACCGCCGAGAAGAGGCAGTTCTGCACCGACATCGGCGCCGATGTCGCCCTCGACTACCACGACGACTGGGTCAGCGGCGTCAAGGGGGCCACAGACGGGTGGGGAGCCGATGTCATCCTCGACGTGATGGGCGCCAAATACCTCGGGCTCAATGTCGACTCCCTGGCCACCGGCGGGCGGCTGGTCATCATCGGCATGCAGGGCGGCGCGAAGGGAGAGCTCAACATCGGCAAGCTGCTCAACAAGAGGGGCACCGTCACCGCCACGAGCCTGCGCGGCCGTCCGGCGGAGGAGAAGGCCGAGATCTGCCGCCGGGTCGAGGAGGTCGTCTGGCCGATGTACGCCGACGGGCGCATCAACCCCGCCCCGGTCGAGGTCTTCCCGATCTCCGAGGCCGGAGCGGCCCACGCCCGTCTCGGCTCCGGCGAGGTCCTCGGGAAGGTCGCGCTGACGCTCTAG